A segment of the bacterium genome:
ATCGGGCCGGTCTGCGCGTCGGGCCCCCGAAGCCGGGCACCTACGACGTGGTGACGACCGGAGGCCCCGCGGTGGTCGTCCAGCCGAAGGGCGAGATGCTCTACGACGTCGATCGCGCAGCCCTCGCGAAGGTGAAGGACGAGGACGTGCAGATGTGCGCCGGGATCGCGCTCGCGACGGTGTATCAGCCCCGCCTCGTCGTCGTGCGCGCCCCGGACGGCACCTGGCAGGCGTTGCCCTGACACCCGAGCGGCGCGACGCTGCCCGCCGCGGGCGGCGCCGGCTGCGGCGTCCGGCATCGCCTTGACAGGGCGCGAAGGCGGCGGCTAAACGATCCGACGGCACGACTGGCGTTCGCGTGGAATCGACCACGAGGAAGTGCTGATCGAGCAGTGGGCCGAACGCCTGGGCCCCTGTCGCAACCCCCAAACGTTGCATGGTCCAGGTGCCGTCGTGATCAAGAAATATCGTCTCGCCCCGCGTCCTACTCCCGTCGTTCCCGTCGTGTCGGCCGCCCGGTCGCTGCCGGGTACCTTCCGCCGCACGCCGCAGCGTGGGGCCGTTCTCGGTGACGTTCCGTACGTCCCGGCGCGCGCCTGAAGGGGCCGACCATGGCGTACCGCGTGCTGGTGAGCGACTCGCTCGGCGTGGAAGGGCTCGGGCGGCTCCAGGAGCAGTCCGACCTCGAGATCATCGCGAAGCCCGGGCTCTCGCCGGCCGACCTCAAGGTGGCCGTGCGCGAGGTCGACGCGCTCGTGATCCGCAGCGGCACCAAGGTCACCGCCGAGGTGATCGCCGCCGCGGAGCAGCTGAAGGTGATCGGTCGCGCTGGCATCGGCGTCGACAACGTCGACGTCGACGCCGCCACGAAGCGCGGCATCGTGGTCATGAACACGCCCGGCGGGAACAACGTCACCACCGCCGAGCACACCATCGCGATGCTGATGGCGCTCGCGCGCAACATCCCGCAGGCCGCGGCTGCGGTGCGCGCCGGCGAGTGGCCGCGGGAGCGCTGGATCGGCACGGAGGTCTGCAACAAGGTCCTCGGCATCGTGGGCATCGGCAACATCGGTGCGATCGTCGCCGAGCGCGCCGTCGGCCTGCGCATGAAGGTGATCGCGCACGATCCGTTCGTCACGCCCGAAGCCGCCGCGCGCCTGCGGGTCGAGCTGGTCTCCTTCGACGATCTCGTGGCCCGTGCCGATTTCGTCTCGATCCACGTGCCGCTCACCGCGGAAACCCGCGGGCTCATCGGCAAGGACGTGCTGGCCCGGATGAAGAAGGGCGTGCGTGTCGTCAACTGTGCGCGGGGCGGCATCGTCGACGAGACGGCGCTCGCCGAGGCCATCGAGAGTGGCCACGTCGCGGGCGCGGCGCTCGACGTGCTCGAGAAGGAGCCGGCGAAGAAGGACCACCCGCTGCTCCAGCTCGACCGCGTGATCTGCACGCCGCACCTCGGCGCCTCCACCGCCGAGGCGCAGGTGAACGTCGCGGTCGCCATCGCACAGCAGGTGGGCGAGTTCCTCACCAAGGGAACGATCCACAACGCGGTGAACGCGCCGTCGCTGTCGCCGGAGGTGCTCCAGGTCCTGCGACCGTATCTGCGGCTCGCCGAGAAGCTCGGCGCGCTCGCGGCCCAGCTGCGGGGCGGGGTGCCCGAGGAGGTCGCCGTCCAGACCACCGGCGAGATCGCCGAGCGTGAGGGCAAGGCGCTCACCACCGCCGTCCTGCGCGGCCTCCTCGACAAGGTGATCGACCTCGACCTCAACTACAGCGTCAACTACGTGAACGCGCCGAGCATCGCGCGCGATCGCGGCATCCGCGTCGTCACGTCGCGCGTCGACACGCCGACCGACTATGCCAACGCGATGCAGGTGACCCTGAGGCACAAGGACGGCTCGCAGACGTGCGTGCAGGGCGCCGTCTTCGGCTCGGACACCGTGCGCCTCACGCGCATCGACGACTTCCGCATGGAAGCGGTTCCCGAGGGCCACATCCTGATGCTCCACAACCGCGACGTCCCCGGCGTCGTCGGCCGCGTCGGCACGCTGCTCGGCGAGAGCGACATCAACATCGCCGGTCTCGAGCTCGGGCGCGAGAAGGTCGGTGGCATGGCGCTTTCGCTCTTCCACATCGACGATCCCGTCCCCGCGGACGTCCTCGATCGGCTGCGGAGCGCGCCGAACATCGTCTCCGCGGAGCTGCTGAGGCTCTGATGTCGGCGACGGCCATCATCGGCACGCAGTGGGGTGACGAGGGCAAGGGCAAGGTCGTCGACCTGCTCGCGGCACGCGCCGACATGGTCGTACGGTTTCACGGCGGCAACAACGCCGGACACACGCTGGTCGTGGGCGGCCAGAAGACGATCCTCAACCTGATCCCGTCGGGCGTCCTGCACCACGGCAAGATCTGCGTGCTCGGCGCCGGCATGGTGCTCGACCCGCGCATCCTCGTCGGCGAGATCGACGCGCTCCGCGCGCGCGGCTACCTCACGGAAGACCGTTGGCTGCGCATCAGCGAGCAGGCCCACGTGATCATGCCGTACCATCGCGCCATCGACAAAGCGCGCGAGCGGCTGCGCGGCTCCGGCGCCATCGGTACCACCGGCCGCGGCATCGGCCCGGCGTACGAGGACAAGATGGCGCGGACGGGCATCCGCGTCGGCGATCTGTTCGACGATCACAGCTTCGAGGCGCTGCTCGCGCGCAATCTGCGCGAGAAGAACGCCT
Coding sequences within it:
- the serA gene encoding phosphoglycerate dehydrogenase, producing MAYRVLVSDSLGVEGLGRLQEQSDLEIIAKPGLSPADLKVAVREVDALVIRSGTKVTAEVIAAAEQLKVIGRAGIGVDNVDVDAATKRGIVVMNTPGGNNVTTAEHTIAMLMALARNIPQAAAAVRAGEWPRERWIGTEVCNKVLGIVGIGNIGAIVAERAVGLRMKVIAHDPFVTPEAAARLRVELVSFDDLVARADFVSIHVPLTAETRGLIGKDVLARMKKGVRVVNCARGGIVDETALAEAIESGHVAGAALDVLEKEPAKKDHPLLQLDRVICTPHLGASTAEAQVNVAVAIAQQVGEFLTKGTIHNAVNAPSLSPEVLQVLRPYLRLAEKLGALAAQLRGGVPEEVAVQTTGEIAEREGKALTTAVLRGLLDKVIDLDLNYSVNYVNAPSIARDRGIRVVTSRVDTPTDYANAMQVTLRHKDGSQTCVQGAVFGSDTVRLTRIDDFRMEAVPEGHILMLHNRDVPGVVGRVGTLLGESDINIAGLELGREKVGGMALSLFHIDDPVPADVLDRLRSAPNIVSAELLRL